The sequence TGGCATCAGCAACACCACGTGCATATAAAGTCACGGCTTTGCTGGAGTCATCGTTGCCAGGAATGATGTAATCAATTCCTTCGGGGGAGTGATTGGTGTCAACTACAGCAATAACTGGAATGCCGAGTTTATTAGCTTCGGTAATGGCAATCTTATGGTAACCAACGTCCACTACAAAAATCGCATCTGGTACGCCATTCAGGTCTTTGATACCGCCTAAGGCTTTTTGTAATTTGTCGAGATCACGATCATTAGTCAAAGCTTCTTTCTTCGAAAGCTTTTCCCAATCGCCTGCCTCCTTAGCGACTTCCATATCTTTTAAGCGCTTGAGGGAACCCTTAACGGTTTTGAAGTTGGTGAGCGTACCGCCCAACCAACGGCTGTCGATGTAAGGCATACCTGCGCGGGTCGCTTCTTCAGCAATAATTTCGCGAGACTGGCGCTTTGTCCCAACAAATAAAATGGTGCCACGGTTGGCGGAAACTTGTTTGACAAATTTCAGGGCATCCTGAAACATTGGCAATGTTTTTTCCAAATTGATAATGTGGATCTTATTGCGATGGCCGAAAATATAAGGGGCCATCTTGGGAGACCAGAAACGGGTTTGGTGGCCAAAATGGCAACCGGCTTCCAGCATTTGACGCATAGTCACTGACATGTAATTCTCCTAAGGGTTGGTTCTAAAGTTAAGTCCTAGCTGCGCTCAAAAGCGCCACCCTGGAAGGCTTAACTCGCTATTTCAGATCACTTTGGACTGTTTTTAATTAGCCCAGCGTGCACCGAGAACGAAATTATAGCTTAAATATCAATCATCTAGCAAGGTATAACTGGATCAGAACCCTGGCTAGATTGACTCTGAGCATCAAAATTGGGTAATTTGACTCTGCCAAATTAGGCCAAGTCGTTGATAATCAAGGCATGAACAGCGTATTTACAGTAGAAAAAGATATTCGAGGCATGCGGGAAGCGGGCCGTTTAG comes from Polynucleobacter paneuropaeus and encodes:
- the rpsB gene encoding 30S ribosomal protein S2, translated to MSVTMRQMLEAGCHFGHQTRFWSPKMAPYIFGHRNKIHIINLEKTLPMFQDALKFVKQVSANRGTILFVGTKRQSREIIAEEATRAGMPYIDSRWLGGTLTNFKTVKGSLKRLKDMEVAKEAGDWEKLSKKEALTNDRDLDKLQKALGGIKDLNGVPDAIFVVDVGYHKIAITEANKLGIPVIAVVDTNHSPEGIDYIIPGNDDSSKAVTLYARGVADAILEGRANAVQEVLIAAKEGEEEFVEEGKAE